aaaattaactatttcaACAATGCCGCAGAAGGAAATTCTGTGTTTAGGTGCTGGTGGGAAAACACTATCTCCAGCGTCTAGGTTTGAGTGTCACCAGAACCACTTGATGAAGTTACACACAGAACAAGTAGAGGAGGCAACTGTGAATTGTGGGGCTATAAAGCCATCGAGGGATCTGATGAAAGAACCCACAAGACgaaccccccaccccccaacaGGATCGGCACCCCAGAATTCAACAAATGGCTGACTTTGTTAAAACACTGTGTGGGATCCCAAGTCCTGGATCAGTAGCTGCACAGCCCCCGCCCCGACGCCGTTTGTTgatcctcccccctccctgtgctctcctccCTGGCCTCCTCTCCACTCCTCCATCCTGCGGTGCTGGATTGAACCgccccagagctgtgctctggcaCAAGTCTGCGTCTGGCACAAATTCTCATGGGAGCCACGTCATGAGGTACGTGGTTGCACACCTATCACAAGAAATCTTGCAACACTGACTTTCCTGAGCTCGGTGGGAAAGTCTGGATAgtccctcccctctcctgccacaAGAGCAGCCCTCACATTCACAAGTTTCCAAAGCAGGTCTATTGAGTTTCTTCTCAGAGCGAGCCTTTGTCAAACACACTGGAGGGGGGGATCTCCTCTCCCCAGCAACTCGGATCAGTGCCTTCGTTTAAATGCTCCAAACTAATCCTGAGATGCTGCTGggtttgtgggttgttttttgtcaaactcccccccgccctccccccAACCACCCCGGCATTCACAATTGAAACTGGAATTCAAGGGCCAAATTCAAGCCCAGAGTGAGCAGTAAGGACTTAGACCTCAAAACAGAGTTGCACCTGCTGACCCCCAGCCTGAATTTGGTTCATTCAGAGACTACAAGTCAGAAAGGCAAGTTTAGAAAGAGGCATGCTAAGGGCTGATGGTAGAACGACCAATTTGTCCCCACCAGCGTGGTGGGGAAGGCTGGactgagaaggaagagaaggatccaTAGAGATGTGAACCAGAATCAGTTGTGTGGAGCCCTGGGGATATCACTACATGTTTAGCTCTTGCAAGACCATTTGCCCAGGGCTTTGGTACCACAGGGTTAGAGTTACATTAACCACAACCACCAGAGAGGAACTGAGGTTTATGACCCCCCCCAAGGTTAGATTTCTGCCGAGTataaaggggaggggaaggaggggggggtcCTTGGTTCTTTTCCCTTCACTGCGTGACCgaaggttttgcttttatttgtaaaCATCTTGAATTACCCGTCGTTTTCCAGTCCTCATCGCGCTGTTGTCATGCCACTGGAGAGCACAGCGTTttctgagctgggctgggactgCTCCTTCACCACTGGATCTGCAGGAgacagagcaggcaggaagaGGAAACAGTATTTAATAAAAGCGGAAGCTCCACCCGGGCAAATCCTTCCAGAGAAGCTGCCCTGGAAACTCACAGAGCTGCTAAGGCTTTCGCGGAGCAGGGAGCCAAAATTCACCTCCACAACccacagctccatcccagctggtCCCAGCTACTCCACAGACTCACAGAAATAGGGGTGCTCCATGGCCTCCTTGGCAGTCAGCCTCTGTTGATGGTCATATCGCAGGAGCTTGTCCAGGAGGTCGAGGACTTCAGGACTGACCAGGTGTCTGTTCTCGCTGTGGATGAAGTTCTCCCAGCGCTTCCGGGAATGCCTGCAACGGGACCAGCTGTCACCAGCACGGCAGCATCCAGAGGTCCCGGGGGAATCACCTGCCACAATCCTCCTCTGAGAAGAGAGGCTGTGATGAACGCTGCCTACAGCTCTTCCTTGCACAGGCAACTGCTCAGCAAACACCTGCCAAAAGGGGGAAACCCTCTTCTATACCTACACAATTGTATGGATGTCCTGTGCCTAGGAAAGGCATGATCCTTTCTGTCTACAGGGACTAGACAATGGCATGTGGCAGCAGGCAGGGTGACACCCTCGGGACCAGAATTTCTCTGACTTGCCAGCCAGCCCCACAGAAGTTGTCCTCACTGTTCCATCCACCTCTTGTCCTTTTCAGGAATCTCAGCTGGGAGACTCTGAGCAACTCAGCCCACACTCAACTCCAGTGTCTACACCTCCACTTTGAGGATGTGAatgagcaggagggagaagaaacaggGGATGGATCATGGgagaggcaaaagaaaagagcCTGCATTTCAGTGATGACACGATGCAAGCAGCACTGTGACCCAGAAGATTGAGCAGGCCTTTGCTGAGAGTGCTTCCAGGGCACAGACATCAGTTTATCTCCCTCTCTGTGTCACAAGGAAAAAGGGCAGCATTTCACTTCTCCACTTACTGGCCCAGGATGTCATTGAAGTGTGGGTCCAGTTCTATGTGGTACTTCTTGAGATACCCATAGAGCTCATCTGTGCCCAGGACCTTCGCGATGCGAACCAGCTGGAACAAAAGGCATATTCAGAGAGCAGAAGGGCAGCCCACCACTCTtttgcagaggcagagctgcccaaaTCTAAGAGCAGTCCTTCTGGAAACATCCCAGATGGAAGGAATATCTCTCTTGAAACTTGTTTTTGCAAcgtgtgcagaaaaaaaattcccacacAAGGCAGAGAAGCAAAATCCCAGATGGCTTAACCAACATGCAACAACATCCTCCCAGCATGGTGATCTGACCCTCAGAACCTCCCCACCATATACACAGAAATGAGCTGGGGACAAACTTTTCACACAATAAGCCAGGTAGCAATGTCTTTACTTGGTCATAATTGTCCTGGCCGTGGAAGAAGGGCTCCTTTCGGAAGATCATGCTTGCCAGCATACAGCCTAAACTCCACATGTCTAAGCTGTAGTCATACATctgagggaaaaaggagaagctgTCAGAAAAGGCACACTCACCACAGCCCGGTTCCCCAGCTGCACAGGCAGCCTCAGCCTTTGCACTTCACAGCCAGCCTCTCTCCAACCCAGGCAATGCCCTGACAGGCAAAACCAGACAACCCAAAGGTGGCTAAAGTGCAGCCACAAGTGACATCACTGGGTAGCAAGGAGGAGACAGATTCTTACTTGGTAGTCCACAAGGAGCTCTGGTCCTTTGAAGTACCTGGAGGCCACACGGACATTGTATTCCTGAGCTGGATGGTAGAATTCGGCCAGACCCCAGTCTATGAGCCGCAGCTGGACACACAATAAAGACACACAGAGTCAGGAGCCACTTTGGCCATGCTGGCCAAACCTCCCTCGAGCAAGTGTAGAGCCTGGGGTGGAGGGAGGCCCTCTGATGATAGGGAATGCTCTCAGCAGTGCTCTGTTCAGGCTCTTTCTCCTAACACCAGCTTGTGGGGCAAAGCCCAGCTtagagagctgctctgcctccttGAGTCCAAGCACACTGTTACTGCTGGGCAGCTGGTTCCTGACCAGCACCACCAGCCACAGCAGACAGGTCGTTGCATACTAGGCAACAGGCAAAAGTCTTATCCCACTGTTTAGAGAGGCTGGGCTGAAGGCAGTGTTGATTTTACCTGGGGGTTGAGAGCAAAACACGGGGTAGGAGGGGTGTTCACCACATCCTGCAAGGCTGACCatctcctctgcagccccagggagggATGACCTGCCGTGTTACTGAAGGACAGTGGGTCCAGTAAAAGATTCCCTTCCTTACAATCCTTGCCTTGCCTGttcagcctctcctgcctggcagaAAGGACCTGCGGAACAGCAACTAGTTCCCTGCTACAGATCCAGGTCCCTGGGGCAGGTACACACAGCACCCAATGGGGGTGTGGGTACCAGGATGGGGGAAGTCCCTGTGCTGCCCATTTCCACGGTAGTGAGCTGGGTACAAGCATTTCCTGGGACCTAACTAGCACATCCCAGCACTGAGGAAGCCATGGACTCCCACTGTGGTGCTCCCCAGTGGGACTCTGGCCATCTCCTGGTGCTGTCAAAGGTGGAGGGGACCCACTAAAGAAAGGCTAAAAGGGTCTGTGCAGCTGCCCAGGCTATGGGTACAGAGGCAGCAGAGTTTCAAGTTTCCCTGGAAAAACCTTGCTTATAAGCCCTGGTGTCACAGTACCTTTTTCTGTTGGTGGTCTATCATGACGTTGTGGGGTTTGACATCCCTGTGCATGATTCCCATGCTGTGACAGTAATCCAGGGCCtggcagacacacacacacattagaCATGGCTGTAACCACAGGCACAGCGTTAGCAATATAACAGACAGTTCTCAGCCAGGAGCAAGAGCTCATGAGGAAGTGCCGTAACCCTGGCACAAGAAACTGGCATTTTCAGCTCTTATGCTGCACGTGGATGAAGTGGCAACCTGGCAACAAGCCTTTATGGATCTTGACTGCAGTCACAGTCTTGGAACTGTGTTCCCTGCGCAATCATCGAAGAACATGATCCAGAGACGTGTCCCACCCGGTGACAAGCCCAATGCTCCAGCCTGGGTAGCCCTGTGTTTCCCAGGTCATGCTCTCTTCCCCAGAAGGGGATGATTCTTACATGCATACAGTTTTATGGCCTTCCAGTGCAGCTTTTCACCTGTGCCCCGAAACACACTTAAGCCAGAAAGTCACCTCTATCCTGCTGATTTAAGCCAAACCTGCAGTTAAAAAAGTGATAGCACACGAGGGAGAGCAAAGCTGCTTCAAGCTTGAAGGCAGGAGCACACATAAGCTCTCCAGCTCCATGACCTTGCACCACTTGCCCCCCCCCCAGCGCAGCTGTTCCCTTGACCAGGGGGATGAGAATGTTGTTTTCTCATCTCCAAGGGGAGGGAGATCCATCCATCAACATCTATCAGATGCTATGAGATCTCCAGCAGCGTGGAAAGAGGGTACAGCCTGCAGTCATTCAATATGCAAGACACCAGTGCCAGAGAAGCAACGCTGTCCTTGGGCCCCTGCCACAGCAGGAAGCAAGGAGGCAACAGCTTCCATCACAGCAAGGCCTAAGAGAATATCCCTGCAATGACATGTGGCCTCAACCCACAGGACTCACACCACTGTGGTCCTGGGATCTCCAGTAGAGGAGATCTGTAACAGGTTACACAAAGtgcttccagggatgaagcTGTTCTAGTGTCTTGTTTTGCCAAGGCTGGATCATCTAAACTTCATCATCCCTCTCACCCTAATCCCGGGTTGCCTTAGGCTCCCTCCAGCCTCTGGTAGGAAGGTCCTTCTCTTGCAGACAAATGAACAAGCTTGGGGGTGCAGAGAAGAAAGCCTCCCTCAGGCCTGCTAGATCTCTTTCATGAAGTCTCCTGCAGTCAGGAAGTCCTGGAGCACAAAGGGCTTTCCCTCACCTGGTTCCACTCACTTCCAGAGGCAGGGGAACTGGAAAGTGCCAGCCCAGAAATCCCAAGGCCCTGCTAAGACCTGACACAGCcaagctgctgctccagcaggtcagcACAGAATTGCCTTGGATGGGTTGAACCTGGAAGCTCTCCCTAATACCCTGTCACCTCCCAcgtcctgcagctggagatcctgagaagctgtgcagcacatcTCACAGACCTGCCATGTGGCTCCCTGAGCACTTCCACAGGGAAGTGTAAGCTAGGCCAGTTAAGAGGAGGTATTTAGGATACTCCTCAGTTTTCATCAGAAGGGCAGGGAAAGCTTTGGCTGGGAGGTCTCAAAGGAAAATACCAGTGTTATATCAACATATAACAGCTGGCATAACCAGAAGCTTTGTTCCCCATGACCACATTCCCAGGGTTTTGGGACCACAGGGCACTGAGCTGGCCAGCTTATTCTTGATGTGCCCTAGATCCCCCACCCAGAGAAACAGGAGTCTAAGATCAAGTGGGCAGAAGTCACCTTCTGGGTCTGCATTTGAACAGTGCAGCAGAACAAAGTCTGCAGCTCGTAATCCCTCTCTTCCAGTCTCCCTAGAaacccagctctccagccctgcaAATGCCTCTCAGTGCTTGTCCTGGGTCTGGCTGGAGGGAGTTGATTTTCCTCGCAGCAGCTCAATGGTGCTGGAGACACAGGGAGACCAAGCACAGCCCTACCCGGTGACTACCAGTCACAAATGCTTCCTGGGGAAAGGACAGACCCCAGAGAATCAGAGGCTCTTTGGAGGTGACCTAAGGTCCCCAGTTTAGCTGCAATAATTCACAGCAACAAGCCAGGTAACCAGATctcttcccaagccttcccagGTTATGAGACATGGATTCTGCACTGAACACAGGAGAAGTAACCACTCAGTAGCACTGCCCCACGAGCCCTGCTACCGCTGCTCTCATTCCTGGCCTCCCCATCCAGACTGCCATATGCAATGCCACTCACCTTCAGCAGCTCATACATATAAAACCGAATATCAAAGTCTGTCAGGATCTGGTACAGTTGCTGAAAcagatttggggagggaggaagaaaaacaaaagagaaaaaaataaatactccaGATTTGGATTAGTTTCGTTTCCTGCACCCCACTTTTCTCCAGTCATTGATCCCATTCCAGATTTCCTGTGAATGCCACCATTCCCGAGGGCTGTCCTGGCCTCAGACCTGCCAGGGCTACACACTAGGGAATCCCAAAAGTATGCAAGAGCTCCTGTGAAATGCTACTGGGATCATTCAGACTTAGCTTCTTTCCAGCAGGAGATGGGCAGGCTGTCTGTCCAAGGAGAACAGGGCAAAAGCCCTTCAGAGCACACTGGAGTTGGCACAGATGATTGTGACTCTCTGTTGTCAAGTCACTGTGATGACTTTGCATGTCAACATCGATGACAGCATTCAGAGCAGGTTGGGAACACATGAGCAAGGTGTCCAGGTGCTCAGGGtgtggcagggaaagaaaaactttaacCTAAAGGAGCACAGGGTGGGGAAATACAAAGGGGAGAGACAGCCTTAGAGCCACAGAGGCTCCTCTCTATCCCAGGATAAAGACTAAGGCAACTCAAGAGTGCAGAAATGCTTGTAGGGCCAAGGAGAGCACAAGCACAAGGAGAGCTCAGAGTCTCAGGGAAGTGCTTGTTACCAGCACGAGTTCACCACCCTCCTCTCCTGTGTGTCCTTCTGCGGCTGCTCACGCAGAAGTGACAGAGATCCAGGGTGTACTTTAACCTGCACTgtgccaccagcaccagcatTGGAGAACTCatcatcctgctgctcccatgcCAGCTCACAGCTGGCCCCAAATCTGCCTTCTGCTCTATATCTGTCACTGGCAGCGGTGTCAGCCCAACCCCGTTGGGCTGTGCTCTCATCCAAGGAAAGCAAGGCAAGATGCCAGGGCAAGGCAAGGAAGGACACTCACAGGGCAGCAGTGGGACCAGACCTCTCTGCCCTTTCTTACAAACAAGGATCATCTCACAGCTCAGACAAATCACGGATTGCATCAGCACTGGAGCCAGCTGCCCATCACGGGGACCACTTGGCAGCTTCAGGAAAAATCC
The Chiroxiphia lanceolata isolate bChiLan1 chromosome 13, bChiLan1.pri, whole genome shotgun sequence DNA segment above includes these coding regions:
- the CSNK2A2 gene encoding casein kinase II subunit alpha', whose protein sequence is MPGPAAGSRARVYAEVNSLRSREYWDYESHVPSWGNQDDYQLVRKLGRGKYSEVFEAINITNNERVVVKILKPVKKKKIKREVKILENLRGGTNIINLIDTVKDPVSKTPALVFEYINNTDFKQLYQILTDFDIRFYMYELLKALDYCHSMGIMHRDVKPHNVMIDHQQKKLRLIDWGLAEFYHPAQEYNVRVASRYFKGPELLVDYQMYDYSLDMWSLGCMLASMIFRKEPFFHGQDNYDQLVRIAKVLGTDELYGYLKKYHIELDPHFNDILGQHSRKRWENFIHSENRHLVSPEVLDLLDKLLRYDHQQRLTAKEAMEHPYFYPVVKEQSQPSSENAVLSSGMTTAR